The Chitinophaga parva genomic sequence CTTTTACGATTACACCTTCCTTAAGTATTCCATCGGATTTGCAGGTTGTACATGTGATAGCAACCTTTCAGGGCGGTGTCATATATAAGGCCACAGCAAGTATGAGCGGCGGAAGTGCCATTACCGGGCTTATTCCAACGGAAGACCTTAGAAGTGGAGGAATGGTAATCACCGTTTATTCTGCCAGTTGGCAGCCATTGGCTGAACGATTAAGTTTTATCGATCACATGGCGGCAGACACCTTTGCTATTCAGTTAGCGATGGAGCAAACTAATTATTTAAAACGGGGAATGAACGAGATGTTACTGACACTTCCGGACAGCAATGTCGCCAACTTGTCCGTTGCGATTACAGACGGGACCTTGGGGCAGGACAGCGCCCGCGCTTGCAGTATTTTTTCAGACCTTTTGCTGGCAGGAGAGCTCAGGGGAACAGTATATAATGCGGCATCCTATTTCCAGGGTGATTCAGCGGTATCCGCGGCCCGGCTGGATCTGGTAATGCTTACCCACGGATGGCGAAGGTACAAACATCCGGCGGGGCATGCAGATCCGGGAAATAACATTGACAGCACCTACTTGACGTTGTCTGGCAGCTTGCAACAACTGCGTGCAAGCCACATAAAGGGCCTGAAAAGCATTTTCTTTGTATTAAAGCACATCGATGGGGTTACCCAATCTATGCTTGTACCATTGGATGAACAAGGACACTTTAATCTACCCCAGGTATTTCTGTTTGACAGCACGAAATTATATTATAAAATACCCGGCAATAAACAGAGCCAGTCCAATACAGCATTGGTCTTGGCACAACCGGAAGATGCCCGGATGAAGGCCAGCGATATCGGGGAATTATTGCAAAGCCATTTTCCTTTTTCGGCCGATATTAACGGTCAGCTGGCAGCAGATTATCAACTGTTCAAGACTAGCGGCATGGCCTCCGGTCATTTGTTAACGGGCATTACCGTGAAGACGCACAAGAAAACGAAACTGGAGCAAATGGATGACTTTTATGTCAAGAACCAGCTTTTTAAAGGTAGCGGCGCCATGAATGTCTATGCGCTGGATGTAAGCCACGACAAGTCCGCCATTGGTTATCTGAATATTTTCAGCTATCTGCAGGCCCATATTCCCGGCCTGGTTGCAGATGGCGGTGGTGTCTACTTTGCCCGCGACCGCTCTACGGTTATCAACTACGCCACCTTGTTCGTGGATGAAATGCCTGGCGCGGACGCTGAAGGAGTCCCTATGATGGATATTGCCTATATTAAAGCCTTTCCAGCTCCGTTTGTTGGCGCTCCGTTGAACGGGTCGGCCATTGTAATATACACCAAGAAAGGCAGTGAGCTGGAAGAACAAGCTACTGACAGCCTCCCTTTTTTGACAGTTCATGGTTATGACAATCTCAAGGAATTCTATGCACCGGATTATACACAATCAGATACGTTGACTAAGGATCCCGATACCAGGCTTACGCTTTATTGGGCGCCCGTGGTGCTGACGAATGCCCGTCAGAAAACTATCCGGATTAAATTCTTTAACAACGACTTTACACATGTTTTCCGGATCGTAGTGGAAGGTATGGATGTAAACGGAAAACTGGGCCGGGTAGAGCGCATGATTTCTCCCGTCAAATAGCCAAATGTTGGAACGCATGTATGATAACGTCATCTTACAGTATTAG encodes the following:
- a CDS encoding MG2 domain-containing protein; this translates as MYKIVFILLFLSSCDVCFATYAKGESVDTLPQPAQPLEAIHFHFDRAVYAPGEMMWFKVYLRQQGRSRILSRNLYVEMVDDSGAVIKHLILPISESGITAGHFSIPAAYRYGGLHVIAYTKRLLHQDVASSYQHSVPILQEDVPAQRSVLTGPARIDFFPEGGEMINGVPATVAFIATGKGGIPLAGSGYIRNDSGDQVARFETQHQGMGDFMFTPHEGASYTAVWHTPNGSELVTALPAIQSIGIGLHVFDSANGKAFTITPSLSIPSDLQVVHVIATFQGGVIYKATASMSGGSAITGLIPTEDLRSGGMVITVYSASWQPLAERLSFIDHMAADTFAIQLAMEQTNYLKRGMNEMLLTLPDSNVANLSVAITDGTLGQDSARACSIFSDLLLAGELRGTVYNAASYFQGDSAVSAARLDLVMLTHGWRRYKHPAGHADPGNNIDSTYLTLSGSLQQLRASHIKGLKSIFFVLKHIDGVTQSMLVPLDEQGHFNLPQVFLFDSTKLYYKIPGNKQSQSNTALVLAQPEDARMKASDIGELLQSHFPFSADINGQLAADYQLFKTSGMASGHLLTGITVKTHKKTKLEQMDDFYVKNQLFKGSGAMNVYALDVSHDKSAIGYLNIFSYLQAHIPGLVADGGGVYFARDRSTVINYATLFVDEMPGADAEGVPMMDIAYIKAFPAPFVGAPLNGSAIVIYTKKGSELEEQATDSLPFLTVHGYDNLKEFYAPDYTQSDTLTKDPDTRLTLYWAPVVLTNARQKTIRIKFFNNDFTHVFRIVVEGMDVNGKLGRVERMISPVK